Part of the Schistocerca cancellata isolate TAMUIC-IGC-003103 chromosome 9, iqSchCanc2.1, whole genome shotgun sequence genome is shown below.
TGACGGGAATGATTGGGGGTGCATCAGTCTAGTTGTGCAGAGCCATTGCGAGTGCAGTAGGTAGACAGTGTATGGGAAGCAAGAGACATTGTGACATTCTCATGTCAGTATAGAGGCAAAATTCGCTGtgtattcagaaaaaaaagaagctATGTGTTCaggtcttggttggttggtttggggaaggagaccagacagcgtggtcatcggtctcatcggattagggaaggattgggaaggaagtcggccgtgccctttcagaggaaccatcccggcatttgcctggagtgattttagggaaatcacggaaaacctaaatcaggatggccggacgcgggattgaactgtcgtcctcccgaatgcgagtccagtgtgtgttCGGGTCTCAAGATTGTTTGAATACCGAAAGGTgcctaacaactggaaaaaagcgcaggccatgcccgtttttaagaaaggccgtaaggcaGATCCTcacaattatagacccatatcgttgacagcaatctgttgtagaattatggaacatgttttatgctcaagaattataatgtttttggaaaatgatcatcttctctataaaaatcaacatggatttggtAAACAGAGATCCTGAAAAGTTCCTCCATGaaatccacagtgcagtggacaatggcgctcaggttgatgctgtgttctttgatttcagtaaggcatttgacactgtcctgcATTGccaattaatgaaaaaaatacaagcttacagGGTATCAGAGCAGACTGtgaattggattcaagactttcttgcaaatAAAACTCAACaggtcgctcttaatggaacaaaatcgacagatgtaaaggtaatgtcCAGAGTACCAGGGGGAAGTGTAGgacattgctgtttacaatatatataaatcatctagtagaaagcgttggatgctctttgaggctattcacagatgatgcagttgtctatactaaAGTAACAATGCCAGAAGTTAGTAAGAATTTGGAGAACGTCTTGTACAGAATagatgattggtgcaggctctggcagttcagGGAAGGAGGATCTATTTTTATATTTTAGAAAGTTGAAGTATCAGTTTTTTCATTAGATATGTCAAATTGTACCCACAGTTGCTTCAAGGAACACAGTGTTACAAGCTGCCATCACATTCCGTGAAAAATCAAGGTTAAGTTTAGTTGCTatgccactgaaaatttttgtacagtagtcaTATCTCACTCAGTAACTTTTCCTTGAAGATTTATaggttttgtttacattttttatttggcTTTTAGTTGTTCAAGTGCTTTATTTGTACTGAGGTTAggtagtgaaaccacataaatactgaccactgatgcttgcaaaactgtttcacatgcAATTCAGAGAGCTGCTTGACAATAAATAAGCCTGCTACAAAcacatattcaaacaaacaatttgcATTGCCTGAAGGTTTCACACCATTTCTGTCTAGAAACACTACAAATGcctgacaacaataaaatacattccACCTACTAATCAATCTGAATCTACCCACAGTACTcttttcacttcaagttgcagccatattgcaatccgtttcattgtaaaatattaattatggTACCTATATGTATAAAAATccaatttataaatgttatagAGGGCAAGAATTtagtatgctcatgtcataccattAAGACTGCTACCTCAGTGCTTCAATTAATCTTTtatcattttttataaattttaacaagagaaataatgaaacaaaacaatttataacaaataatgaaaaacaaacaaaCCACAATGAAACGAAAAATGGAGATCTGCACATGGCTGTGTATCGGGAGGAAATGAGTTTGGGAGTCATGTGATCAACAATGAATGGATGATGTCaactgtcaaaactttcttcctaaGAAATCTTGCCAGTGCCGGGATGGTATGTGACGGCTAGTGTGAATGCCGCAATTTGAAATGCACTGCAGAATGTTTTGACGGGACAGGATGTGACGTGATGTGACATGAcagccagtgtgaattggccttgatgattaaaaatagtgataccacgGACAACAGGCTTGGTAAACAAAAAAAGGCAGTGAAGAtagaaattaatgtaaacaatttagatttgtttattttatttttcctggaATTATTAAATACAGAATGAAAATTAATCAATGGCATGAACTTAAAATTGGTGGACAGATTACTTAAGTCAGTAAAagtttgtaattaaataattttttttcaaggaGCCTCCCAAAAAATCTGGGGCCGTCTTATATTCAGGGTTATCTCATTCATTATCTGGGGCAGATAAATATAACTCACAATGGGAACAATAAATTAGCATGCCAGCACCTAAGTATTCCATACCAACATAATTGTGGAGCTGCCAAAAAGTCCCCTTAGGAGAAGTGTCGCAATTTAATTCATGAATAAAATAATAGCAGCTGTTGCAGCTTAGATAAGTTCATCATCACAGATCATGTAATCATAAATATgagggatgtggaacaaaaataagGATGAGTAGTAGGCATAATGAggctacagaaaattaaaaaaattgaaatgaacttAGGAACATTATCATAAACTATAGTAATTAACAGATACAATTTGATGACAATTCATTACTGAAGAAATTCAATGgtaaaatagaaacatataaaggTAGCACAGTAATTGTCAAAGATACAGCCATTAGGAAACAGTATACATGCCATGGTAGTCATATATATGGTGGAAAGGTACTCTGTCTTaccttttgtttctgtttttatgctGTCCATAAAAGGATAAACTAACATCTTACATGGCTCATCCACAACAACCTACTGCTAGGTAAAGCGTAAGAGAAGCTAACTAAAGAACAAACATACAAACTGTAGAAGAACAGACCAAACATAAAACTAAACATACACTCACATTACATTGGTAATAGATTGTATGGAAGTATGTGGCTTAAATTAGTACAATCTTAAGAGGAAGTTAAAGGAAGACATGTTGACAAGAATATGCATAGATGAAGTCACATCCTAGAACCAAAATTAATTGGAAGACAGGTAAAGTGACAGGATCATCCTGGAATTTTTGTAATATATAATAAGGTTCAAATAAAAGTTCTATATGACATCTGTGTTCAGATGTCGGTATCATTAAGAGCCATATCCAGGGGAGTAAAGTCAACTCTCAATTAAAACAGTAAATTAACAGGTCCCTAACTGGTTAGGTCTTAATGACCCCACACATTTTTTCTACGTTCATCTCCCTGATTTAGATTAGTGACTAGTATTATTAGAGAGCAGTTAGTGATTTGAAGTCAGTTATCTCCAAAAGTATCAGTAATTGCTGCTTTCAACATAAAATCGACTGACTTCAACACAAAATTTGCCGATTTATATACAAAATTGACCAGTTTAAACACACAATTGACTGGCTTTGGAGGAGAATGATTGATTAGCAGCATTGTTTTAGAGAAGTATTAGAATGTATCCAGATGTGTTAAGAGTTTGCCATGGGATTGCAAGTACAAgtaaatttaaatggtgcaatgagaAGTGATGTCACGATCACATGACCAAAAGCAATTATGTTGTGTTAAAAACCCTAAGGGAGAGTAGCCAAGTGATATGTTCAACAGTTGCTGGTAATTTATCAGGCGCACACCCTGTCATTTTAAAAGAACAAATGTAGCAATGTAGCACTGTGAAAaggaatttaaaacttcagaatgcagagctgacaccacacacacacacacacacacacacacacacacacacacacacacacacacacagagtcacaaATGACTGACACCAGAAGGTACaggtaatgaatgctaataactaATGGGTGAGGTAACCTTAACTCTTTCACTCTGTTTTGTGACAAGGAAGAGAGGGAGAtttttaagcaaaaacctccaacTCTATTTTTAAGCTAACGTGCTAACTTAGTTTCAAATGCTTCCTTAATTAGATTACCCCTAAAGCTGAAAGTGGATAccagaatctccatgttgttaTACTCCATAGGATGAGTGGTGCTGAGACAATAACAGATTTACTTGGCTGTTGTTATTCACTTACAACACTTATCAGTCAATCAAGTCACAGCTAACACTTGTCACTGTTGCAACTTATAGTGATAGAATAGTTTGCAGTCTTTACTGGCAACAAGCTTGCTACACACATACTGATTCCAATTAGAATTTTGTTATACAATTTTTATACCATTTGAAAGTAAATCTGTAAAATTGAAAatactccagtagtgcactacttGATTGTTGTGATGTAACCCTTACATTCTTTGTGGCTGTTGGATGGAGTATCAGACTCttatttttttagtatttgtttcagATAAATATATCTTCCAAGTATTGGTATCATTATTTAGTCAATAGAAACAGTGCTGTTGATTTATGTCTATAgtctgtgaaccactgtgaagtgcatgctaGGGGATGTGTCCCACTGTACCTGTTATTAggactttttcctgttccattatTATATGGAgcttggaaagaatgattgtttcagtgccgctgtgtgtgctgtaattaatctaatcttatcctcacaatccttaTGGGAGTGAtttagagtgacaattattgaactatacgaaaagaaaaagtcctaaattagttacaaactttgGTGTGCACACACAACATGtagatgtcactacagatattcggatttgtgTTATGAAacgtcattggtgatgatgtggtgtggacgaatagcaaaattctgcatgacctgctgaagtgtcagaacattgatGCTATTGATGACCtcgtgaatggttgttttcagctcagcaatggttttggagttatttctgtatgccttgtctttaacatagccccacaaaaaggagtcacatgtgttcagatccagatccagaatatggtggccaatcatggcccatgacagtggcctctgggtaccccagagacagaatgcggtcctcaaagtgctcctccaggacactcaaacactctcctgcttcgatgtgtTGAGCTCCATCttacatgaaccacacgttgtcgaaatcagagtcactttgaatAATAGGGATGAAATAATCTTTCAAAACCTTTACATACCATTCGGTAATcaatgtgccatcaaggaatatttcacgattattctgtgactggatattgcacaccacacagtcattcattgaggttgaagagacttcttgattgcAGAATGCAGATTGTTAGCCCCCaagtgtgccaattttgcttattgacgaacccatccaaattaaagtggATTTCATCATTAAACCAaactatactaattcccatcatgccccgcagtgaactgtgcagtttgaacatcctaatgcagaccattcagaagttatgacaattttatttcttatagctcaataattgtcaccctgtatttacgggctgtagtatactcctagagtcatcatttaaagctggttcttggaactttgGCAGTAGACTTACTCAGGATAGTTTTCATCTATCCTCAAAAGTCTGGTGgtacagttctttcaacatctcagtgacaccctcctgttggtcaaacaaacctgtggccattcgtgccgCCCTACTCGATATATGTTCAGTACCCCTGCCAGCCCTGTTTGGTACAGGTCTCACACAGTCAAGCAATATTCTGTGATGGGTtgcacaaatgatttgtaagcaatctgctttgtagactgattgcgttttcctaggattcttccaataaacacaagtttgctacctgctttacccTTGACTGATCCCATGAGATGATTCCACTTCATGACCCTATGAAGTGTTATACTCAAGTATTTGAACAGATATGACTTTACAGATTCCAACtattacttactaatattatattcataggctactatgtttttttgttttgtggagtgcatagttttacatttttgaacatttaaagcaagctaccaatcattgcaccactttgaaatcttaatgCAGTCTAATTGAATAATTATACAGCTTTGTTCAGACTGTATTTCATTGTAGATAattgaatcatctgcaaaaagtctgaggttacgattaatattgtccacaagagaattaatgtacaacatgaacttcAGGGGACCCAAAACACTTTTTTGGTGTATTCCCAAACTTACTTCTGCATCTGTTGATGACTTTCTATTGAAGATAatttgctgcatcctccctacaagAGATTCTCAATCAACTCACATATTTCGTCTGATaccccatatgctcgtactttttcTAATAAGTGTAGGTGTCCCACTGAATCAGATGCTTTTCACAAATCTGGAAATACTGTGTCTACCTGACTGCGTTGAACTGTGGCTTTCTGGATGTCATGAGAAATgtgtgagttgagtttcacataatctttgtttttgaaatgcatgctggttggcatggaggaggtcattctgttctagacacctcattatgtttgccctcagaatatgttgtaagattctacaacaagtggatgtcaaggatattagatGGTAGTTTTGTACATcagttctgctacccttcttgtaaacaggtTTGACctgtgagggatctatgatagattattaaCAGAAGGGCTAGCTCAGCTGTGAATTGGGCACAGAATCTGATAAGAATTCCATTGGACtctggggctttgttcagttttaacagtttcaactgtttctcaatgccactgacactttTATCTGTTTCACTAATCTCTTCAGTGGTTCAAGAATGAAATTGTGGCAATAGAttagggttttcctttgtaaaggaacatttgaaaacaaagttaagcatttctggttttgctttgctactctcaatttcaatTCCAGTCTCGTCCATGAGCCACTGGACACTAATTTTGCTGTCACTAACAGCCTCTACATATGTGCAGAATTTCTTTGgggtttgtgaaagatcatttgacaacattctgctacagtagtcgctAAAAGGGTTCATGCATTGGTGTTTTGACTGCAAGAAATGTTTCATTCAGCAGCTTTCTATCTACaggcctatgctttgttttacacccatTATGCAATAGTTTGTTTCTTTCTCTTACTTAATCATTCTTTAAATTTACTAATGTCTTAAGGATAGTAGATGGATCTCACAGTGTTTGATATGTGTGATTGGCTAATTATTTCCCATAcgttttggaacacagcataaTGTTGTCACTGCATACCTATAAAACCTATGCTGGGCACCACATTGTAACCACACAAACTTCTGCATGTACTGCTCAGTGGTCTCTGCACTACCCAGATGGAGAACTCTGGTCTTGGCACATCCATCTTCTTTGTGGATCCAGATTCCTGTCTTTAGGATCATATGCTGTATTGCAGTGAGACAAAGGATTTTGATTGATATGTTCATGATTAAAGCTGTCTGCAcatgggacgaggcagctaacattGACTTGCACATTTCCAAGATATCTCATGTCACGAGAGACAGCGGCATTGGCACAGGGCACGATTTGGTTGACATGATTCAGTGGTCCGAGTGCTCTCTAGTGGCAGTTGTTGGCTTTATTTGGCTTGCAAATGATACAGTTTGTTTAGAGGAATGGACACACAAAGAATTCCTGCACTAGCTCTattaaaatgaacatttatttttccgATCATATCCTagttacattgttttgtctgtggtgtacgtaaataaaaacttcaatatccaaaaATGTataataagacaaaaatgaaaaatacatgtcAACTCAGGAAATATGTCATCTTATAAATGTTCGCCAAAtcaaacaaactcactcctgaTAGAGTGAGCATTTATATTTAGATAACATCAAATGTTACAgaaattatttgtattaattttatACAAAACTCCCACAACCTTTTAGAAAACATGAAGGTGAGGGGAAAAAAGTGAGGGTTATCTCCCTGAAATCTGTTGGGATAAATAAATAGTCACATTTGTTTGTACATTATATGTCGTTCTATAATACTGAAATACAACATAGATGGTGGGTGAAAATTCATCTGTTCAGTTACCAAGTATGTAAAACTATATTCCAGTTTAGATCTAGATGCAGGTTTACCTATAAATGATTCAATTTTCTACTTGAAGAGTACTTCTTACTAATAGTGACAAGCCTGAGAAAATTGTCGACTTTATTCAAGAGGCATTTTCAATGAATGTAGCACAGTATTATTAGTTACGTGAACTTAAAACATTTGACTTGACAATTTCAGGTGTTTCAAATTCTGCTGCATTTCATTGTGATGTTTTCCATTATAATGGAATAATTAAGTAATGCATAAGCAAAAATAAATAAGTGAATTTGCTGACCATACTGTCACACTTGTGTTTTGAAATGGCACAGGTATTGAAACAATCACAGTTGTTAGTCTCCAGCAGTCTGGAATATTAAACTTAACAGAGAATGTGACAACAGATTCTAGATAGGTTTCCTTTTGCATTCCAGTGACATTTCATTTCTGGCCCAGTTACACAAGTCAGGCACAGTCTGACTGGCATGTTAACACAACTGCAGCTCAACGACCATCTTCAGTAGAGATCAGTTTTAttgcactaactacacagaaaaacaaaagacaTAATACTAAGTAATCTAAAACCAGTAAGTGGAGTACTTCATGGCACAGCACTACGATAATATTCTGTTTACAGAATATATTTTTTGTCACTTCCATATCTCACCATACATACCAACCTAGATTCAGCAATTAACCAATTGCCTTGAAAAGGAAAGATAAGGTAATAGGAATCCAATAGCTTTCACTCATAATTCCAAGGCTCCTCTGATAATACCATAGTGTGAAGTTGTGTGAATAAGCAATTTGTAATTTGTTATTCTGGTACTGAGATATTGCCACTATTCCATTTTAACAGCTAGATTTTGTATGATAGTAATGTATTCTGTGCTGTGTCtagtaaaagaaataatttaatggCATTAAATTTCATAGGTGAGGTGTTCCAGTGCTCCAAGTGCAGGCTATCATTCTCCAGTGCAGCATATCAGGAACGACATAACTGCAAGGGAAGACGCATGCCTTTGAAAGTCAGCTGTACTACTCCAATCAAGTATGCTGTTGGAGACCTGTGCAAGAACAGTAATGGTGGTGGCCTAGGGCATGGTGCAACAAATGGCTCTCCATCTAAAATAGAGAATAACACAAATCAGATTTCATACAGTCAGTCAAACACTTCTAGTCAGTCTCTGTGTGGTAAACAAGACTTCAGACACCAGAATTTGAGTGAAACTAATGTTTGGGATGGCAAGAAAGACACACTACTATCAACACAGAACAACTTAGATAACACTTCAGGATCAATGGGGAATCATATTACGGACAATATGGGGAGTCGAGGTAGTGGTAAGGGCTGCAGCAAATCATTCTCTCGTATCTCAAATGTTCGCAACCATGAGAAAACTTGGCCAGAAGAACGCCCATACAAGTGTACCACCTGTACAAAGTCTTTCTCTTATGCCTCACGTCTCCGTATGCATGAGGCAATTCACACAGGGGAACGTCCATACAAGTGCACCACCTGTAACAAGGCATTCTATCGAACCTCACATCTGTGTACGCATGTGCGAATTCACACAGGGGAACGTCCATACAAGTGCACCAGTTGTAAGAAATCTTTCCATTCCAGATCAGGTCTCATTAAGCATGAACGAATTCACACAGGGGAACGTCCATATAAATGCGCCACCTGTAACAATGCTTTCCTTAATGCGTCAACTCTCCGTACGCATGAGCGTATTCACACAGGAGAACACCCATATATATGCACCACCTGTAATATGGCATTCTCTTTTGCTGGGAGTCTTAAGAGGCATGAGCTTACTCACACAGGGGAACGTCCATACAAATGCTCTACCTGTAACAAGGCATTCTCTCAACTCTCAAATCTCCATAAACATGAGCTATTTCACAGAGGGGAATGTCCATACAAGTGTACCACCTGTAAGAAGTTGTTCAGGTATGTCTCAAATTTCCGTAAGCATGAGCGGACTCACACAGCATAACAATTCTTGTGTACCaataatatgtgaaatttatgTTTTACTAAACAAATTTCAGTTGCTTACACTTGCTGTAGAAGTTAACAGACGATGTTTTCCACAGGTCATTCACAGTATGTTGAGTGCTGTGTCtgataatactgactgaaaaattaaTTTACACTTCACCATATGTTGTATCATTCACATAACAACATACATAATAGTTAATTATCATGCAGATTGTGGATTAAGTGTGCCTACTATTGGGTGGatctgtgttgtgtgaaaacttTGCAGAGATGCACAAACTGTCATAGTCAAGTGACAAAAGTGTACCCCAAACTCATGCTCTGTTAGTCAGATAGTCCATGCATACTCACACTCATTGATGTAGTTaacttgtaatgccggaaatgcatatcctcctattttaatctattgcactataaattcgttttctttatttttgttacctgaatatatgataaTTCTGTGTCtttgtacattgtaattgttttactatttgtatatatatgcatttatgtcgatgtataattggtttgttttgtgaatattatttgtatttatacgctgggtctggcctagggaaaactatactatcgaacgaatacatcgataggtcgtgtggagaacgaaagtgtttaggatctttggtagtgttaactctaccgcgtggagcgcgggcagggagagtctggctggagtagcgagtggagcgggtgtgttgtgtgaagctcctgcgagttgccgcgctaatggtttggcagcatgtaattgcgctcgacttgcga
Proteins encoded:
- the LOC126101244 gene encoding gastrula zinc finger protein XlCGF7.1-like, whose product is MPLKVSCTTPIKYAVGDLCKNSNGGGLGHGATNGSPSKIENNTNQISYSQSNTSSQSLCGKQDFRHQNLSETNVWDGKKDTLLSTQNNLDNTSGSMGNHITDNMGSRGSGKGCSKSFSRISNVRNHEKTWPEERPYKCTTCTKSFSYASRLRMHEAIHTGERPYKCTTCNKAFYRTSHLCTHVRIHTGERPYKCTSCKKSFHSRSGLIKHERIHTGERPYKCATCNNAFLNASTLRTHERIHTGEHPYICTTCNMAFSFAGSLKRHELTHTGERPYKCSTCNKAFSQLSNLHKHELFHRGECPYKCTTCKKLFRYVSNFRKHERTHTA